From Harpia harpyja isolate bHarHar1 chromosome 19, bHarHar1 primary haplotype, whole genome shotgun sequence, one genomic window encodes:
- the LHX2 gene encoding LIM/homeobox protein Lhx2 isoform X2, with protein MHGGGLRLMQVLGSCRDPDNCQQHQQQQQLGASSSASSAMLFHSLSGSEMHGVIDEMDRRTKSEAPAISSAIDRGETETTMPSISSDRAALCAGCGGKISDRYYLLAVDKQWHMRCLKCCECKLNLESELTCFSKDGSIYCKEDYYRRFSVQRCARCHLGISASEMVMRARDLVYHLNCFTCTTCNKMLTTGDHFGMKDNLVYCRLHFETLIQGEYQVHFNHSDVAAGKGPALGAGSANTLGLPYYNGVGTVQKGRPRKRKSPGPGADLAAYNAALSCNENDGDHLDRDQQYPSNQKTKRMRTSFKHHQLRTMKSYFAINHNPDAKDLKQLAQKTGLTKRVLQVWFQNARAKFRRNLLRQENTGVDKTSDSTLQAGTPSGPASEISNASMSPSSTPTTLTDLTNPTMPTVTSVLTSVPGSLEVHESRSPSQTTLTNLF; from the exons ATGCATGGGGGAGGGCTCCGGTTAATGCAAGTTCTGGGCTCCTGCAGGGACCCCGACAACTgtcagcagcaccagcagcagcagcaactcgGGGCCTCCTCCTCCGCTTCCTCAGCGATGCTTTTCCACAGTCTGTCCGGCTCGGAGATGCACGGGGTCATCGACGAGATGGATCGGAGAACCAAAAGCGAAGCACCGGCCATCAGCTCGGCTATAGACAGGGGAGAGACCGAAACG ACCATGCCTTCCATCAGCAGTGACAGGGCTGCCCTGTGCGCCGGCTGCGGGGGGAAAATCTCCGACCGTTATTACCTCCTGGCTGTGGATAAACAGTGGCACATGCGCTGCCTGAAGTGCTGCGAATGTAAACTCAACCTGGAGTCCGAGCTCACCTGCTTCAGCAAGGACGGCAGCATTTACTGCAAGGAGGATTACTACAG GAGGTTTTCGGTGCAGAGATGCGCGAGATGTCACCTGGGGATTTCTGCCTCCGAGATGGTCATGAGAGCCAGGGATTTGGTATATCACTTAAATTGCTTCACTTGCACCACTTGCAACAAGATGCTGACCACCGGCGATCACTTTGGCATGAAGGACAATCTGGTGTACTGCCGCCTCCATTTCGAGACTCTCATCCAGGGGGAGTACCAGGTGCATTTCAATCACTCGGATGTAGCCGCTGGGAAGGGCCCGGCATTGGGAGCGGGCTCTGCCAATACTTTGGGACTGCCTTATTACAACGGCGTGGGGACTGTCCAGAAGGGGAGACCCAGGAAAAGGAAGAGCCCAGGGCCTGGGGCAGATCTGGCAGCCTACAACGCAG CTTTAAGTTGCAATGAAAACGATGGTGACCACCTGGATAGAGACCAGCAATACCCCAGCAATCAAAAAACAAAGCGTATGAGGACATCATTCAAACACCACCAGTTGCGGACAATGAAGTCATACTTTGCTATTAACCACAATCCTGATGCCAAGGACTTGAAACAGCTAGCTCAGAAAACTGGCCTGACCAAAAGAGTTCTTCAG GTTTGGTTTCAAAATGCTCGAGCCAAATTCAGACGGAACCTCTTACGTCAAGAAAACACAGGGGTGGATAAGACTTCAGACTCAACACTCCAAGCAGGGACCCCATCAGGTCCTGCCTCAGAAATATCCAATGCCTCCATGAGTCCATCCAGCACTCCCACTACTTTAACGGACTTGACTAATCCTACTATGCCTACTGTGACATCTGTCTTGACATCAGTGCCCGGAAGTCTTGAGGTTCATGAATCTCGAAGTCCTTCACAGACAACTCTTACAAACCTTTTCTGA
- the LHX2 gene encoding LIM/homeobox protein Lhx2 isoform X3 — MPSISSDRAALCAGCGGKISDRYYLLAVDKQWHMRCLKCCECKLNLESELTCFSKDGSIYCKEDYYRRFSVQRCARCHLGISASEMVMRARDLVYHLNCFTCTTCNKMLTTGDHFGMKDNLVYCRLHFETLIQGEYQVHFNHSDVAAGKGPALGAGSANTLGLPYYNGVGTVQKGRPRKRKSPGPGADLAAYNAALSCNENDGDHLDRDQQYPSNQKTKRMRTSFKHHQLRTMKSYFAINHNPDAKDLKQLAQKTGLTKRVLQVWFQNARAKFRRNLLRQENTGVDKTSDSTLQAGTPSGPASEISNASMSPSSTPTTLTDLTNPTMPTVTSVLTSVPGSLEVHESRSPSQTTLTNLF; from the exons ATGCCTTCCATCAGCAGTGACAGGGCTGCCCTGTGCGCCGGCTGCGGGGGGAAAATCTCCGACCGTTATTACCTCCTGGCTGTGGATAAACAGTGGCACATGCGCTGCCTGAAGTGCTGCGAATGTAAACTCAACCTGGAGTCCGAGCTCACCTGCTTCAGCAAGGACGGCAGCATTTACTGCAAGGAGGATTACTACAG GAGGTTTTCGGTGCAGAGATGCGCGAGATGTCACCTGGGGATTTCTGCCTCCGAGATGGTCATGAGAGCCAGGGATTTGGTATATCACTTAAATTGCTTCACTTGCACCACTTGCAACAAGATGCTGACCACCGGCGATCACTTTGGCATGAAGGACAATCTGGTGTACTGCCGCCTCCATTTCGAGACTCTCATCCAGGGGGAGTACCAGGTGCATTTCAATCACTCGGATGTAGCCGCTGGGAAGGGCCCGGCATTGGGAGCGGGCTCTGCCAATACTTTGGGACTGCCTTATTACAACGGCGTGGGGACTGTCCAGAAGGGGAGACCCAGGAAAAGGAAGAGCCCAGGGCCTGGGGCAGATCTGGCAGCCTACAACGCAG CTTTAAGTTGCAATGAAAACGATGGTGACCACCTGGATAGAGACCAGCAATACCCCAGCAATCAAAAAACAAAGCGTATGAGGACATCATTCAAACACCACCAGTTGCGGACAATGAAGTCATACTTTGCTATTAACCACAATCCTGATGCCAAGGACTTGAAACAGCTAGCTCAGAAAACTGGCCTGACCAAAAGAGTTCTTCAG GTTTGGTTTCAAAATGCTCGAGCCAAATTCAGACGGAACCTCTTACGTCAAGAAAACACAGGGGTGGATAAGACTTCAGACTCAACACTCCAAGCAGGGACCCCATCAGGTCCTGCCTCAGAAATATCCAATGCCTCCATGAGTCCATCCAGCACTCCCACTACTTTAACGGACTTGACTAATCCTACTATGCCTACTGTGACATCTGTCTTGACATCAGTGCCCGGAAGTCTTGAGGTTCATGAATCTCGAAGTCCTTCACAGACAACTCTTACAAACCTTTTCTGA
- the LHX2 gene encoding LIM/homeobox protein Lhx2 isoform X1, producing the protein MHGGGLRLMQVLGSCRDPDNCQQHQQQQQLGASSSASSAMLFHSLSGSEMHGVIDEMDRRTKSEAPAISSAIDRGETETQTMPSISSDRAALCAGCGGKISDRYYLLAVDKQWHMRCLKCCECKLNLESELTCFSKDGSIYCKEDYYRRFSVQRCARCHLGISASEMVMRARDLVYHLNCFTCTTCNKMLTTGDHFGMKDNLVYCRLHFETLIQGEYQVHFNHSDVAAGKGPALGAGSANTLGLPYYNGVGTVQKGRPRKRKSPGPGADLAAYNAALSCNENDGDHLDRDQQYPSNQKTKRMRTSFKHHQLRTMKSYFAINHNPDAKDLKQLAQKTGLTKRVLQVWFQNARAKFRRNLLRQENTGVDKTSDSTLQAGTPSGPASEISNASMSPSSTPTTLTDLTNPTMPTVTSVLTSVPGSLEVHESRSPSQTTLTNLF; encoded by the exons ATGCATGGGGGAGGGCTCCGGTTAATGCAAGTTCTGGGCTCCTGCAGGGACCCCGACAACTgtcagcagcaccagcagcagcagcaactcgGGGCCTCCTCCTCCGCTTCCTCAGCGATGCTTTTCCACAGTCTGTCCGGCTCGGAGATGCACGGGGTCATCGACGAGATGGATCGGAGAACCAAAAGCGAAGCACCGGCCATCAGCTCGGCTATAGACAGGGGAGAGACCGAAACG CAGACCATGCCTTCCATCAGCAGTGACAGGGCTGCCCTGTGCGCCGGCTGCGGGGGGAAAATCTCCGACCGTTATTACCTCCTGGCTGTGGATAAACAGTGGCACATGCGCTGCCTGAAGTGCTGCGAATGTAAACTCAACCTGGAGTCCGAGCTCACCTGCTTCAGCAAGGACGGCAGCATTTACTGCAAGGAGGATTACTACAG GAGGTTTTCGGTGCAGAGATGCGCGAGATGTCACCTGGGGATTTCTGCCTCCGAGATGGTCATGAGAGCCAGGGATTTGGTATATCACTTAAATTGCTTCACTTGCACCACTTGCAACAAGATGCTGACCACCGGCGATCACTTTGGCATGAAGGACAATCTGGTGTACTGCCGCCTCCATTTCGAGACTCTCATCCAGGGGGAGTACCAGGTGCATTTCAATCACTCGGATGTAGCCGCTGGGAAGGGCCCGGCATTGGGAGCGGGCTCTGCCAATACTTTGGGACTGCCTTATTACAACGGCGTGGGGACTGTCCAGAAGGGGAGACCCAGGAAAAGGAAGAGCCCAGGGCCTGGGGCAGATCTGGCAGCCTACAACGCAG CTTTAAGTTGCAATGAAAACGATGGTGACCACCTGGATAGAGACCAGCAATACCCCAGCAATCAAAAAACAAAGCGTATGAGGACATCATTCAAACACCACCAGTTGCGGACAATGAAGTCATACTTTGCTATTAACCACAATCCTGATGCCAAGGACTTGAAACAGCTAGCTCAGAAAACTGGCCTGACCAAAAGAGTTCTTCAG GTTTGGTTTCAAAATGCTCGAGCCAAATTCAGACGGAACCTCTTACGTCAAGAAAACACAGGGGTGGATAAGACTTCAGACTCAACACTCCAAGCAGGGACCCCATCAGGTCCTGCCTCAGAAATATCCAATGCCTCCATGAGTCCATCCAGCACTCCCACTACTTTAACGGACTTGACTAATCCTACTATGCCTACTGTGACATCTGTCTTGACATCAGTGCCCGGAAGTCTTGAGGTTCATGAATCTCGAAGTCCTTCACAGACAACTCTTACAAACCTTTTCTGA